The Georgenia faecalis genome includes a window with the following:
- a CDS encoding YajQ family cyclic di-GMP-binding protein, whose protein sequence is MPSDASFDIVSKVDRQEVDNALNQAAKEIAQRYDFKGVGATIAWSGESILMTANSPERVKAVLDVLETKLIRRGVSLKSLDLGDGEPQASGKEFRLSGTLKEGLEQDVAKKITKLIRDSGPKGVKTQITGDEVRVTSKSRDDLQQVIALLKDADLDAALQFVNYR, encoded by the coding sequence ATGCCCAGCGACGCCTCGTTCGACATCGTCAGCAAGGTCGACCGGCAGGAGGTGGACAACGCGCTCAACCAGGCGGCGAAGGAGATCGCCCAGCGCTACGACTTCAAGGGCGTCGGCGCGACGATCGCCTGGAGCGGGGAGAGCATCCTCATGACGGCGAACTCCCCCGAGCGGGTCAAGGCCGTCCTCGACGTCCTAGAGACCAAGCTCATCCGCCGCGGCGTCTCCCTCAAGTCCCTCGACCTCGGCGACGGCGAGCCCCAGGCCTCGGGCAAGGAGTTCCGGCTCTCGGGGACCCTCAAGGAGGGCCTGGAGCAGGACGTGGCGAAGAAGATCACCAAGCTCATCCGCGACTCCGGCCCCAAGGGCGTCAAGACGCAGATCACCGGCGACGAGGTCCGGGTGACGAGCAAGAGCCGCGACGACCTCCAGCAGGTGATCGCCCTGCTCAAGGACGCCGATCTCGACGCGGCGCTGCAGTTCGTCAACTACCGCTGA